The genomic segment CGCATGGTGCGGAACACGCATGAGGCCGAGGAGATCTGTCAGGAGACGTTCCTGCGGGCGTTCTCGGCGCTGGGCAGCTTCAACAATGCGTACCGGTTCAGCACGTGGTTGTTCACGATCGGTTACCGGCTTTGTCTGAACGGTCTTCGCAAGCGGCGCGATGTGACGCCGGATTTGGATTTCGGAAACGTCTCGTCGGCGGATGCCGGGCGGGACGTGGAGGACGTGGCCGACCGCGTAGCGAACAGCGACGAGGCGCGCCGGCTGAAAGAAAGAATCTGGAATTCCGTCGATCAACTGACACCGCAGCAGCGCGCGGCGGTATTACTGTTCTACCGGGAGTCGTTGAGCTGTCAGGAGATCGGCGAGGTGCTCGAGATGCCCGCGGCGACGGTGAAGAGTCATCTGCACCGGGCGCGAAACCGGCTGAAGGAAATGCTGGCCGACTCGATGGCGGAAGACTGGTCGGTGTTGCGGTTTGAGGCAAGTTG from the Planctomycetia bacterium genome contains:
- a CDS encoding sigma-70 family RNA polymerase sigma factor, coding for MVANRPCDERSSPARERELIERAQQGCAASAHELIVLHQDRLFAFVWRMVRNTHEAEEICQETFLRAFSALGSFNNAYRFSTWLFTIGYRLCLNGLRKRRDVTPDLDFGNVSSADAGRDVEDVADRVANSDEARRLKERIWNSVDQLTPQQRAAVLLFYRESLSCQEIGEVLEMPAATVKSHLHRARNRLKEMLADSMAEDWSVLRFEAS